A window of the Fusobacterium sp. JB019 genome harbors these coding sequences:
- the lptB gene encoding LPS export ABC transporter ATP-binding protein, whose amino-acid sequence MISIEAQGLCKSYKKRKVVKEVTLKVNKGEIVGLLGPNGAGKTTTFYMITGIISPDSGKVYCNEKDITSYPMYKRANLGIGYLAQEPSVFRNLTVEENIYVVLEMKNISKEEQEKKVKELLEEFKLTHVAKSYGYSLSGGERRRVEIARTIANDPDFILLDEPFAGVDPIAVEDIQEIIRYLKKRGLGILITDHSVRETLRITERAYIMANGEVLVSGTPEEISKNEVAKKIYLGENFKLD is encoded by the coding sequence ATGATAAGTATTGAAGCTCAAGGCTTATGTAAAAGTTATAAAAAAAGAAAAGTTGTAAAAGAAGTTACTTTAAAGGTTAATAAAGGTGAGATTGTTGGACTTTTAGGGCCAAATGGAGCAGGAAAAACAACTACTTTTTATATGATAACGGGAATAATATCTCCAGATAGTGGGAAAGTTTATTGCAACGAAAAAGATATAACATCTTATCCCATGTATAAAAGAGCAAATTTAGGAATAGGATATTTGGCTCAAGAGCCTTCAGTTTTTAGAAACTTAACAGTGGAAGAAAATATTTATGTTGTACTTGAAATGAAAAATATTTCTAAAGAAGAGCAAGAAAAAAAAGTGAAAGAATTATTAGAAGAATTTAAGTTAACTCATGTAGCAAAATCATATGGTTATTCTTTATCTGGTGGAGAAAGAAGAAGAGTAGAAATAGCTAGGACAATTGCAAATGATCCTGATTTTATACTTCTTGATGAACCTTTTGCAGGTGTTGATCCAATAGCAGTAGAAGACATTCAAGAAATAATAAGATACTTAAAAAAGAGAGGATTAGGAATATTAATAACAGACCATAGTGTTAGAGAAACTTTAAGAATAACTGAAAGGGCTTATATTATGGCAAATGGAGAAGTATTAGTAAGTGGAACTCCTGAAGAAATTTCTAAAAATGAAGTAGCGAAGAAGATATACTTAGGAGAAAACTTTAAATTAGATTAA